Proteins from a single region of Amycolatopsis sp. CA-230715:
- a CDS encoding dynamin family protein codes for MSVANLCRRLQPQVSARTAAGFGEVMRRLGAPLQVAVAGRIKSGKSTLVNALIGRRVAPTDVGECTRLVTRFQYGTVDRIEIVFTDGRKQVLPFAPDGMIPAELGVDIAEVSHVEAYLTNAVLQGMTVIDTPGLGSLDAASVSRTEELLGAAKHRKSGEEDEDEDEDADSELDDTSRSAVAGAEAVLYVVTQGVRADDQQALAAFTAATASREAGPVNAIAVLNKADTIAPESVVDSGGDVWKAATLLAEKQAATLKPRVADVLPVIGLIAESAESGGFTSADAEALRQLSELDDDILETMLISADIFTSWECDVPSGTRLRLLERLDLYGIRRAIDAIRAEPEITAGSLRRLLLDACGLAAVRARLSVVFAARADGIKAAAALASVTALAHASGDPGDRQRVHDAIEVLLAKPEAHQLRLLEALTLVASGAVDMPEDLSEEVLRVGSNADIGAQLGKPGAPRQELVTYSLERAGWWRSFASFGATPAQSRVAHVVHRAYFLIWQQLRDTAGGAAATGG; via the coding sequence ATGTCGGTGGCGAACCTGTGCCGTCGCCTCCAGCCGCAGGTGTCCGCGCGCACCGCGGCCGGGTTCGGCGAGGTCATGCGCCGCCTCGGCGCCCCGCTGCAGGTCGCGGTCGCCGGCCGGATCAAGTCGGGCAAGTCCACACTGGTCAACGCGCTGATCGGGCGCAGGGTGGCGCCGACCGACGTCGGCGAGTGCACCCGGCTGGTGACCCGGTTCCAGTACGGCACGGTCGACCGGATCGAGATCGTGTTCACCGACGGCCGCAAGCAGGTGCTGCCGTTCGCCCCGGACGGCATGATCCCGGCCGAGCTCGGCGTCGACATCGCCGAGGTGTCGCACGTCGAGGCGTACCTCACCAACGCCGTGCTGCAGGGCATGACCGTGATCGACACCCCCGGCCTCGGCTCGCTCGACGCGGCGTCGGTCTCCCGCACCGAGGAACTGCTCGGCGCCGCCAAGCACCGCAAGTCCGGCGAAGAGGACGAGGACGAAGACGAAGACGCCGACAGCGAACTGGACGACACGTCCCGCAGCGCCGTCGCGGGCGCGGAGGCCGTGCTCTACGTCGTCACGCAGGGCGTCCGCGCCGACGACCAGCAGGCGCTCGCCGCGTTCACCGCGGCCACCGCGAGCAGGGAAGCGGGCCCGGTCAACGCGATCGCGGTGCTGAACAAGGCGGACACGATCGCGCCCGAGTCCGTCGTGGACTCCGGCGGCGACGTGTGGAAGGCCGCGACCCTGCTGGCCGAAAAGCAGGCCGCGACGCTCAAGCCGAGGGTCGCGGACGTGCTGCCGGTGATCGGGCTGATCGCCGAATCCGCCGAATCGGGCGGGTTCACCTCCGCCGACGCCGAGGCGCTGCGCCAGCTGTCCGAACTGGACGACGACATCCTCGAAACGATGCTGATCTCGGCGGACATCTTCACCAGCTGGGAGTGCGACGTGCCGTCGGGCACCCGACTCCGGCTGCTGGAACGGCTCGACCTCTACGGCATCCGGCGCGCGATCGACGCGATCAGGGCGGAACCCGAGATCACCGCGGGCTCGCTGCGCAGGCTCCTGCTCGACGCGTGCGGTCTCGCCGCGGTGCGCGCGCGGCTCAGCGTGGTGTTCGCCGCGCGCGCGGACGGCATCAAGGCGGCCGCCGCGCTCGCCTCGGTGACCGCGCTGGCGCACGCCTCCGGCGATCCCGGTGACAGGCAGCGCGTGCACGACGCGATCGAGGTGCTGCTCGCCAAGCCGGAGGCGCACCAGCTCCGCCTGCTCGAAGCGCTGACCCTGGTCGCCTCCGGCGCCGTCGACATGCCGGAGGACCTTTCCGAAGAGGTGCTCCGCGTCGGCAGCAACGCCGATATCGGGGCCCAGCTCGGCAAGCCGGGCGCGCCGAGGCAGGAGCTGGTCACGTACTCGCTCGAACGCGCGGGCTGGTGGCGCTCGTTCGCGTCGTTCGGCGCGACCCCGGCGCAGAGCCGGGTGGCGCACGTCGTGCACAGGGCGTATTTCCTCATCTGGCAGCAACTTCGCGACACGGCGGGTGGCGCCGCGGCGACAGGGGGATGA
- a CDS encoding nucleotide exchange factor GrpE, which yields MVTAPVTDAVEDEVPTGQIPVPADPATEGTDGTEAASEPDVEAVPVAPAELEQALADRQSLIQLCLYALDRARSGGVVERIEHGLAGVGVTAVRPDGERFDPARHEAGGAVVTDDAALDGLVAETEVVGFTDREHLLRAPIVTVYTKR from the coding sequence GTGGTGACGGCCCCCGTCACCGATGCCGTCGAGGACGAGGTGCCGACCGGTCAGATCCCGGTGCCCGCCGATCCGGCGACGGAGGGAACCGATGGCACCGAGGCCGCGTCGGAGCCCGATGTGGAAGCCGTACCCGTGGCCCCTGCCGAACTCGAGCAGGCGCTCGCCGATCGCCAGTCGCTGATCCAGCTGTGCCTGTACGCGCTCGACCGTGCCCGCAGTGGCGGTGTCGTCGAGCGCATCGAGCACGGGCTCGCCGGCGTGGGGGTGACCGCGGTGAGACCGGACGGTGAGCGGTTCGATCCCGCGCGTCACGAAGCGGGCGGCGCGGTCGTCACCGACGACGCCGCGCTCGACGGGCTGGTCGCGGAGACCGAGGTCGTCGGGTTCACCGATCGGGAGCACCTTCTGCGCGCGCCCATCGTGACCGTCTACACGAAACGCTAG
- a CDS encoding sensor histidine kinase, whose translation MRAHPMAGDSLVAAVIGLIDVALFVLSLREADPLGPAGAVVPVDIAMVAPIVFRRKYPLTVAYLIAAVAIAHSVLNLGIGSLCGPAIALYTVLVYVGRRQAAYYFGVLVVVNAAQLPFTNRDDVGPTVVVLLLSLALCWVLGEFVGARRAYHNEVEARLHLLETERDQAARIAVAEERSRIARELHDVVAHAVSVMVVQADGASYAIETNPALAERAVQTISKTGRGALAELRRLLDVLRSETSAGEPRVPQPGVDALAELAERVRSAGVPVRVDLPPSLGDLPTGVSLGIYRIVQESLTNTLKHAGRGATAEVRVRREGGRVLVEVDDDGAGRTSSSLVPSRGALPGGNGLIGMRERAHVFGGDLEVGPGDTGGWRVRASIPVEVAQ comes from the coding sequence ATGCGAGCGCACCCGATGGCGGGTGACAGCCTGGTCGCCGCGGTCATCGGGCTGATCGACGTCGCCTTGTTCGTCCTCTCGCTCAGGGAGGCGGACCCGCTCGGCCCCGCGGGGGCGGTCGTGCCCGTCGACATCGCGATGGTCGCGCCGATCGTGTTCCGGCGTAAGTACCCGCTCACGGTGGCTTACCTCATCGCCGCGGTCGCGATCGCGCACAGCGTGCTCAACCTGGGCATCGGCTCGCTCTGCGGCCCGGCGATCGCGCTGTACACGGTGCTGGTCTACGTCGGCAGGCGGCAGGCGGCCTACTACTTCGGCGTGCTCGTCGTGGTCAACGCCGCGCAGCTGCCGTTCACCAACCGCGACGACGTCGGCCCGACCGTCGTCGTGCTGCTGCTCAGCCTGGCGCTGTGCTGGGTGCTCGGCGAGTTCGTCGGCGCCAGGCGCGCCTACCACAACGAGGTCGAAGCGCGGCTGCACCTGCTGGAGACCGAACGGGACCAGGCGGCCAGGATCGCGGTGGCCGAGGAGCGCAGCCGGATCGCGCGCGAACTGCACGACGTGGTCGCGCACGCGGTGAGCGTGATGGTGGTGCAGGCCGACGGCGCGTCCTACGCGATCGAGACGAACCCGGCGCTGGCGGAACGCGCGGTGCAGACGATCTCGAAGACCGGCAGGGGCGCGCTCGCCGAGCTGCGCAGGCTGCTGGACGTGCTGCGCAGCGAAACCTCGGCCGGTGAGCCGCGGGTGCCCCAACCGGGGGTGGACGCGCTGGCGGAGCTCGCCGAGCGCGTGCGGTCCGCGGGGGTGCCGGTGCGCGTGGACCTGCCGCCGAGCCTCGGCGACCTGCCGACGGGCGTGTCGCTCGGGATCTACCGGATCGTGCAGGAATCGCTGACGAACACGCTCAAGCACGCCGGGCGGGGCGCGACGGCGGAGGTGCGGGTGCGGCGCGAAGGGGGCCGGGTGCTCGTCGAGGTGGACGACGACGGGGCGGGGAGGACGTCGAGTTCGCTGGTGCCCTCGCGCGGGGCGCTGCCGGGCGGCAACGGCCTGATCGGCATGCGGGAGCGCGCGCACGTGTTCGGCGGCGATCTCGAAGTGGGCCCCGGCGACACGGGCGGGTGGCGCGTGCGCGCGAGCATCCCGGTGGAGGTGGCACAGTGA